The stretch of DNA GAGAACGAGTAGAAGTAGACCGGCGTCGCGATCACGAGCGCGTCCGACGCGAGGACGCGCGGGAGGAGCTCGTCCATGTCGTCGCGCTGCGCGCAGCGCCCGTCCGATCGGGTCCAGCACGCGAAGCACCCGCGGCACGGCCGGACGTCGCGCTCCGCGAGGCGGACGAGCTCCGTCTCGCCGCCCGCGGCGCCCGCCCCCTCGGCGAACAGCCGTGCGAGCTCCTCGGTGTATCCGTCCCTGCGCGGCGCGCCGCTGGCGATGAGGATCCTCATGGGCTCCGCCTCATTCTAGACAGAAGGCGACCCGTTGGGTAGTTTGCGTTCATCGTGCGCCGCTCGCTCAGATACCTCGTCGCCGCGCTCCTCGCCGCGAACGCGCTCGCCGCGGCCCCGTTCACCGAGCTCCGGGAGACCGCCGTGCAGGTCGTGTTGCACGCGCAGCCGAAGCCGTGGAGCCACATGACCGCGCGGATCGAGCCCGGTGCGGTGCTCAGGCTCGCGCCGACGACGAGCCGGGCCGGCTGCCCCAAGGGCTGGATGGAGCGCGACTCGGGCGGCTTCGTGTGCGCGAAGCGGCTCAAGGCGACCGAGGAGACGGAGTCGCGGCCCGCCGCGCGGGATCGGCCGGAGGTGCTCGAGGGGACATCGGCCTACCTCGTCGGGAAGGGCGGCGCCAAGCTGTACCGATCGCTCGGCGACGTGGATCTCGGCCGCTCGCTCATCCTCCTCTTCCGCGGCTCGGTGCTCACGGCCACCGACCGGCTCAAACGCAACGGGGACGAGGTCCTCCGCACGCGCCGCGGGTGGCTCGCACGGGCGGCCAATACGATCCCGCTGCCCCCGCCCGTGACGTCGCTCGGCGTCGAGGTGCCGGGCGGTGCGCCGATCCCGGAGGGCGTCCCGCTGCCGAACGGCGACGCGCTGAAGGTGCGGCCGGCGCCGATCCCCGGATCGCTCGAGCCCGGCGAGAAATGGATCGCGGTCGATCTCTCGGAGCAGCTCGTCCACGCGTACGTCGGCGAGCGGCCGGTCCGACTGATCCCCTGCTCCACCGGGATCAAGGACAACACGCGGCCCGGCAGCTTCCGCATCCAGTGGAAGCGGCGCCTGCAGACCCTGCAGCTCAAGCGCGGCCACATCCGGGTGGAGGACGTCCAGTGGGTCATGTACTACGACAAGGCGAACTCGATCGCGATCCACACCGCGTACTGGCACGACCGGTTCGGCGTGCGGGCGAGCCACGGCTGCGTGAACGTCCCCCGCGACGACGCGCGGTGGCTGTACGAGTGGAGCTCGCCCCTCCCCGCCCCGGAGGACAGCGAGACGTTCGCCCACGACGGCGCACGCGGCACGCGGGTCGTCGTGTTCGAATAGCCGCCCGTCACCTCCTTCGAATTGAAGAAGTGGTTACTTCATATTGATTGAACCCACCCGCCTGCCGGGAATCCCCGCCACGCAACTGCCCGAATTTACTTGCGCCGAAACACTGGCCCGGAATCTGCACTATTCACCCGCCGAATAATTGGCCTCCCGCACGAGACGATGCGCGACTCTGGACCGGGAATGACCACGGTCACACGCGAGGAAGCACGACATGGGCCGACTGAGCAGAATCTTTCTCTCCCGCCGGGAGTTCTGCGCCGTGTCCGGAGCCGCCGTCGCCTCGGCCGCCGTCGCTTCCGGTTGCGCAAAGATTGGCGGCGACCTCATCGAGAGCGCGTCGGCCACGACGAGGAAAGAGGAGCTTCCCGTCGTCGTCGTCGGCGCCGGGCTCGGCGGTCTCACCGCGGCGGCGTACCTCGCCAAGGCCGGCTTCCCGGTCACGGTCGTGGAACAGCACCACGTCCCCGGAGGCTATGCGACGAGCTTCGAACGCGGCGACGGGCGCTTCTACGGCTACGACCAGATGATGGACAACTCGTTCATCAAGCGGCTCGAGAACCGCACGCCGGTCAAGGGGCTGTACCTGGCGAGCGCGTGGGGCTTTCCCGGCGGCGGCTTCAGCGGGGCGCACACCAGCGGAAGGAGAGCGTTCCAGAATTTCTTGGAGGATTGGGGATAGGCGATGGCCTGCGCAGGTTCTGCGCACGACGGGGCATTCCCGGCCCGAGCCGGTGTGCATGGTTTGCGCGTTGCCGCGCCGCGACCCGAGATCGCGCGGGATTCTCGGCCTCTCGATCATGGCACGCGGGATGCAGTCTTGCCGAACGAAGAGCGCCGAGCGCTCGGAAAGGGGTGCAGCATGTCCATATTGCATGTCGCCATCTTCACGGGAGCGGTGGTCGCCGGGCTCGGCCTCGCGCCTGCCTGCAACAGCGCGGAACAGGCCGCGGGCGGCGACCAGATGGCAATGGAGCACGGCCAGCCGGCGCCCGCCGGGGCAACAAAAGCGCCGTCCGTGTTCGACGCCCCACAACCGGTGGGGACGGCGGCCACGTGCCCGGTGCTCGGCAACACGTTCACGATCACGGCGGACACGCTCCACTCGGAGCACCAGGGCAAGCACGTGTACTTCTGCTGTGCGGGCTGCAAGCCGCAGTTCGACGCGGACCCGCAGAAGTATTTGAAGTAGCGCGATCAGAGAGGCGGGGGCGATGCAGGTACGGACCTCGGTTCTGGGCCTCGCATTCATCGCGGCAGCCGCGAATACCGCCGCCGCCTCTTCCGGCGATGCACACGAGGACGTCGCTCCCGCCGTCGACGAGTTGGTCGCGATCGCCTTGGCGCAGGCGCCGGAGATCCCGGTCTACGAGGCCCGGTCGCGCGCGTCGCAAGAGAGAGAGGACGCGGCGGACGCGCTGCCGGATCCCACGCTCGGCCTGACCGCTCAAGGGATGGGGCTGACTCCTCCCGGACCGGCGTCCTCGATCGTCGTCGACGTGAGCCAGGAGCTCCCTTTTCCGGGAAAGCGCGCCGCGCGCCAGGCCGCGGCCGAGGCAGAGACGAACGTCCGCACGGCCGAGACGGGCGACGTGAAGCGCCGAATCGCCGCGCGTGTGCGGGTCCTCTACGCC from Pseudomonadota bacterium encodes:
- a CDS encoding YHS domain-containing protein, producing MSILHVAIFTGAVVAGLGLAPACNSAEQAAGGDQMAMEHGQPAPAGATKAPSVFDAPQPVGTAATCPVLGNTFTITADTLHSEHQGKHVYFCCAGCKPQFDADPQKYLK
- a CDS encoding L,D-transpeptidase; translation: MRRSLRYLVAALLAANALAAAPFTELRETAVQVVLHAQPKPWSHMTARIEPGAVLRLAPTTSRAGCPKGWMERDSGGFVCAKRLKATEETESRPAARDRPEVLEGTSAYLVGKGGAKLYRSLGDVDLGRSLILLFRGSVLTATDRLKRNGDEVLRTRRGWLARAANTIPLPPPVTSLGVEVPGGAPIPEGVPLPNGDALKVRPAPIPGSLEPGEKWIAVDLSEQLVHAYVGERPVRLIPCSTGIKDNTRPGSFRIQWKRRLQTLQLKRGHIRVEDVQWVMYYDKANSIAIHTAYWHDRFGVRASHGCVNVPRDDARWLYEWSSPLPAPEDSETFAHDGARGTRVVVFE